One Ictalurus furcatus strain D&B chromosome 25, Billie_1.0, whole genome shotgun sequence DNA window includes the following coding sequences:
- the pkib gene encoding cAMP-dependent protein kinase inhibitor beta: MTDVETVVTDFAATGRTGRRNAVPDILGSNTGPEAADLPNKLADLAVGDDAEHGGEGSSSSSDAAKDPAEGKDQAEGT; this comes from the exons ATGACTGATGTGGAAACTGTTGTCACTGACTTCGCCGCCACAGGAAGGACTGGCCGACGAAACGCCGTGCCAGATATTTTAGGTTCCAACACAGGACCCGAAGCAGCAGACCTTCCAAACAAACTAGCTGATCTTGCTGTTGGAG ATGACGCTGAGCATGGAGGAGAAGGTTCATCCTCATCAAGTGACGCAGCCAAGGACCCTGCAGAGGGAAAGGACCAGGCAGAGGGAACATAA
- the LOC128600962 gene encoding fatty acid-binding protein, brain-like, with protein MEAFFGSWKLIQNEDYDKFLRATGADEEVISISNVLRPVVTISRDDDVVVVKLQSAIGTEEFSFRLGKQFYHQKRDGRYCNVVIDLEENQLIQVEKWDGNEATSIAEVKDGKLIKSVKFKDVTAVQTFTKV; from the exons ATGGAGGCTTTCTTCGGCAGTTGGAAACTTATCCAAAATGAGGACTACGATAAGTTCCTGAGAGCAACCG GTGCTGATGAAGAAGTGATTTCTATTTCAAATGTACTTAGGCCAGTTGTCACAATTTCCAGAGATGACGACGTTGTGGTCGTTAAACTACAAAGTGCCATTGGTACTGAAGAGTTCTCATTCAGATTGGGTAAACAGTTCTACCACCAGAAAAGGGATGGCAGATACTGCAAT GTTGTTATAGATCTGGAAGAAAACCAACTTATACAGGTGGAGAAGTGGGACGGTAATGAAGCTACATCTATCGCCGAGGTCAAGGATGGGAAACTGATCAAG TCAGTAAAATTTAAGGACGTCACAGCAGTGCAAACCTTTACGAAGGTCTAA